DNA sequence from the Amycolatopsis sp. Hca4 genome:
GCGACCTCGGCTTCGGAGGCGGCGACGGCGGCCATCGCCCCGCCCGGCGGCAGCGCCTGCATCAGCCGGCCCCGCGCGGCGACGATCCGCGCCGCGTCCGGCAGGGAGAACACGCCCGCGCAGTACGCGGCGGTGATCTCGCCGATCGAGTGGCCGATCACCACGTCCGGCCGGACACCCCAGGACTCCGCGAGGCGGAACAGCGCGCTCTCCACCGCGAACAGCCCGGCCTGGGTGAACACCGTCTGGTCCAGCAGCCCGGTTTCCGCGGGCACCTTGCCCAGCACGACGTCCCGCACGCGGTGGCCGGCGCGACCGGCCAGGCAGGTGTCCAGCTGCTCGCAGGCCTCGTCGAACGCCGTCGCGAACACGGCGTACCGGTCGTAGAGCTCGCGGCCCATGCCGAGCCGCTGCGAACCCTGGCCGGGGAAGACGAACCCGACCTTGCCCGGCCGGGCCGATCCGGTCACCACGCCGGGCGCGCGGTCCCCGCGGGCCACCGCCCGCAGCCCGGCCACCGCTTCGGCGTCGGTCCCGGCGACCACGACCGCGCGGTCGCCGAGCAGGGCCCGGCTCGACAGCAACCCGCTCGCCATGCGAGTCCTCGACACGCCGGTTTCCAGTGCGTCGGCGAGCCGGCCGGCCTGGGCCGCCAGTGACGCGGGGCTGCCGGCCGAAACGACCAGCGGCACCGGCCCCTCGGCCACCGGCTCGTCGGCGCCGGTCTCCGCCGGGGGCGCCTCCTCCAGGATCAGGTGCGCGTTCGTCCCGCTGATCCCGAACGCGGAGACACCGGCCCGGCGCGGCCGGTCGACGGCGGGCCACGCGCGCGGCTCGGTCAGCAGCTCCACCGAGCCTGCCGACCAGTCGACCTCCGGCGTCGGCTCAGCCACGTGCAGGGTCGGCGGCAGGGAGCCGTGCCGCAGCGCCTGCACCATCTTGATCACGCCCGCGACCCCGGCGGCCGCCTGCGTGTGCCCGAAGTTCGACTTGACCGAGCCGAGGTACAGGGGCCGCTCGCGACCCTGGCCGTAGGTCGCCAGCAGCGCCTGCGCTTCGATCGGGTCGCCGAGCGCGGTGCCCGTGCCGTGCGCCTCCACGGCGTCCACATCGGACGCCACCAGCCCGGCCCCGGACAGGGCCTTGCGGATCACGCGCTGCTGCGAAGGGCCGTTCGGGGCGGTGAGGCCGTTGGACGCACCGTCCTGGTTGACCGCGCTGCCGCGGATCACCGCCAGGATGCGGTGCCCGCGCTCCTGCGCCACGGAAAGCCGTTCGAGGACGAGCACCCCGGCGCCCTCGGCCCAGCCGGTGCCGTCCGCGGTCGAGGAGAACGCCTTGGAGCGGCCGTCGGCGGCCAGCACCCGCTGGCGGGAGAACGCGACGAAGGTGCCGGGCGTCGGCATCACCGTGGCGCCACCGGCGAGCGCCATCGAGCACTCGCCCGCGCGCAGGGCCTGCGCGGCGAGGTGGATGGCCACCAGCGACGACGAGCACGCCGTGTCGATGGTGACCGCCGGGCCTTCGAGCCCGAAGGTGTAGGACACCCGGCCCGACGCCACGCTGGAGGCCGCCCCGATGCCCGCGAAGGCTTCGAGGTCCGGCGTGATCGCCCCGGCGCCGTAGCCCTGGGTGAACACGCCGGAGAACACGCCGACGTCGCTGCCCTTCAGCGAAAGCGGGTCGACCCCGGCGTCTTCCAGCGCCTCCCACGACGTCTCCAGCAGCACCCGCTGCTGCGGGTCCATGACCAGGGCCTCGCGCGGCGAGATGCCGAACAGGCCCGCGTCGAACAGCCCCGCGCCGCGCAGGAAGCCGCCCTGGCTGGTGTAGGACGTCCCCGGGTTGTCCGGGTCCGGGTCGAACAGGCCGTCCAGCTCCCAGCCGCGGTCGCCGGGGAAGTCCGAGAGGGCGTCGACGCCGCCGGCCACCAGCCGCCACAGGTCTTCGGGCGAGGCCACGCCCCCGGGGAACCGGCAGGCCATCCCGACGACGGCGAGCGGCTCGTCGGCGTGCCGGGCGCCCTGCTTGCGCAGGCTGTGCAGCTCCGCCGTGACGCGCTTGAGGTACTTGAGGAGTTTCTCGTCCGTGGCCATTCCTGTGTCCTCACAAGGGTTTGCTGGAGCGTGGGTCTCGGTCCGGATCAGGTGAGGCCCAGCTCCTCGTCGATGAAGTCGAGGACTTCGTCGGCGGACGCGGCGTCCAGCCGGTCCGCCAGCGTGGTTTCGTCCGTCTGGCCGCCCACGCCGTTGCAGCGGGCCACCAGGCCCTGCAGCCGGAGGGTGAGCCCGGTCTTCGTGGAGTCGTCGAGCACCAGCCCGCCGAGCAGCGCCTCGACGTCTTCGAGCCGGGCGTGCACGACCGAAAGGGCGTCGTCGCCGTCCCCGAGCTCGTCGCGCAGGTGGCGGGCGAGGACCAGCGGGGTCGGGTAGTCGAAGGCGAGCGTCGCGGGCAGCTTCAGCCCGGTGCTCTCCCGCAGCCGGTTGCGCAGGTCGACCGAGGTGAGCGAGTCGAACCCGGCGTCCTTGAACGCGGTGTCGGC
Encoded proteins:
- a CDS encoding type I polyketide synthase; amino-acid sequence: MATDEKLLKYLKRVTAELHSLRKQGARHADEPLAVVGMACRFPGGVASPEDLWRLVAGGVDALSDFPGDRGWELDGLFDPDPDNPGTSYTSQGGFLRGAGLFDAGLFGISPREALVMDPQQRVLLETSWEALEDAGVDPLSLKGSDVGVFSGVFTQGYGAGAITPDLEAFAGIGAASSVASGRVSYTFGLEGPAVTIDTACSSSLVAIHLAAQALRAGECSMALAGGATVMPTPGTFVAFSRQRVLAADGRSKAFSSTADGTGWAEGAGVLVLERLSVAQERGHRILAVIRGSAVNQDGASNGLTAPNGPSQQRVIRKALSGAGLVASDVDAVEAHGTGTALGDPIEAQALLATYGQGRERPLYLGSVKSNFGHTQAAAGVAGVIKMVQALRHGSLPPTLHVAEPTPEVDWSAGSVELLTEPRAWPAVDRPRRAGVSAFGISGTNAHLILEEAPPAETGADEPVAEGPVPLVVSAGSPASLAAQAGRLADALETGVSRTRMASGLLSSRALLGDRAVVVAGTDAEAVAGLRAVARGDRAPGVVTGSARPGKVGFVFPGQGSQRLGMGRELYDRYAVFATAFDEACEQLDTCLAGRAGHRVRDVVLGKVPAETGLLDQTVFTQAGLFAVESALFRLAESWGVRPDVVIGHSIGEITAAYCAGVFSLPDAARIVAARGRLMQALPPGGAMAAVAASEAEVAGLLGEGVELAAVNGPAAVVLSGDEDAVLAAAARMRERGHKTKQLKVSHAFHSARMAPMLAEFAAELAGVTWHEPEIPVVSNVTGRLAGPGELTEPGYWAEHVRRPVRFAEGIAASGATRFVELGPGAALTGLVEETADVPCVAALRDDRPEEAALLAAVAELFVRGTTVDWSALLPAATGFVDLPKYAFDQQNYWLHPAAQATDAAALGQVAADHPLLGAVVRLPQSDGLVCTSRLSLKSHPWLADHVIGGVVLVAGTGLVELAVRAGDEAGCPVLEELVIEAPLVVPESGGVRVQVVVAHRGRPARARSRCTPCAKTPARRCGRGTPPASSLR